In bacterium, one DNA window encodes the following:
- a CDS encoding tryptophan synthase subunit alpha has product MSRLTESLLKAKEAGKKLLVPFFTGFYPDEETFIGLLKAAQRAGADAVEVGIPFSDPSADGPVIQRTSQLALQSGATLEGIFRAVKRARAEGLVIPLLYMTYYNPVHNMGSEKFSQSARESGADGVLVVDLPPEEAGEFAPAARSAGLDTVFLVAPTTPEKRLPLVLKEASGFVYCVSVAGVTGEKKPVTELVAEMVAKVRPLTNLPVLVGFGVSTPAGAKEIAKVSDGVIVGSALLEKLGDETGEKAVAKAENFLRELRAALDS; this is encoded by the coding sequence ATGAGCCGCCTCACCGAAAGTCTTTTAAAGGCGAAGGAGGCGGGGAAAAAACTGCTCGTTCCCTTCTTCACCGGATTCTACCCCGACGAGGAGACCTTTATCGGGCTCCTGAAGGCGGCGCAGAGGGCCGGGGCCGACGCCGTCGAGGTCGGCATACCCTTTTCCGACCCTTCCGCCGACGGGCCGGTGATACAGCGGACCAGCCAGCTTGCGCTCCAGTCCGGGGCGACGCTGGAGGGGATATTCCGCGCGGTAAAGAGGGCGCGGGCCGAAGGGCTCGTCATCCCCCTCCTCTACATGACCTACTACAACCCCGTCCACAACATGGGGAGCGAGAAATTCAGCCAAAGCGCGAGGGAGAGCGGGGCCGACGGCGTGCTGGTGGTGGATCTGCCGCCCGAGGAGGCCGGTGAGTTTGCCCCTGCGGCCAGAAGCGCCGGGCTCGACACGGTCTTCCTCGTCGCCCCGACGACCCCGGAAAAGCGCCTTCCATTGGTCCTCAAGGAGGCGAGCGGTTTCGTCTACTGCGTCTCCGTGGCCGGGGTGACAGGGGAAAAGAAGCCGGTGACGGAGCTGGTGGCCGAAATGGTCGCGAAGGTCCGCCCGCTTACCAACCTTCCCGTTCTCGTCGGCTTCGGCGTCTCGACGCCAGCGGGGGCGAAGGAGATAGCGAAGGTCTCCGACGGAGTCATAGTCGGCAGCGCCCTCTTGGAGAAGCTCGGCGACGAGACCGGGGAAAAGGCTGTGGCGAAAGCCGAAAACTTTCTCCGCGAACTGAGAGCCGCTTTAGACAGCTAA
- the trpB gene encoding tryptophan synthase subunit beta, which translates to MTGNKKGRFGPFGGQYVAEVLMPILEELETAFQKAMKDPAFWREYRQILSEYVGRPNPLTFAGNLTRQVGGCNIFLKREDLNHTGAHKINNTIGQGLLARRMGKKRVIAETGAGQHGVATATAAALFGLECAVFMGVEDVKRQAPNVERMKLLGSEVIPVSSGSRTLKDAMNEAMRHWVSNVDTTFYVIGTAAGPHPYPEMVREFQRVIGDEIKAQCQGRFGKLPDAVVACIGGGSNAIGAFTAFLDDPVKLVAVEAAGEGIETGKHAASIAAGQIGVLHGQKSYLLQDEGGQVKEAHSISAGLDYPGVGPQIADLGRTGRVDVRSATDEEALRAFHLLTRSEGIIPALESSHALARAIDVAKEFPKEANIVVNLSGRGDKDLATVLSHLKEGDIR; encoded by the coding sequence ATGACCGGAAACAAAAAAGGGCGCTTCGGCCCCTTCGGCGGCCAGTACGTGGCCGAAGTCCTGATGCCGATACTCGAAGAGCTTGAAACCGCCTTCCAAAAGGCGATGAAGGACCCCGCTTTCTGGAGGGAGTACCGCCAGATACTCTCGGAGTACGTCGGGAGGCCGAACCCCCTGACCTTCGCGGGGAACCTGACCCGGCAGGTGGGCGGGTGCAACATCTTCCTCAAGAGGGAGGATCTGAACCACACCGGGGCTCACAAGATAAACAACACCATCGGGCAGGGGCTCCTCGCCCGCAGGATGGGGAAGAAAAGGGTGATAGCGGAGACGGGGGCGGGCCAGCACGGCGTAGCCACGGCCACCGCCGCCGCCCTTTTCGGCCTCGAATGCGCCGTCTTCATGGGGGTGGAGGACGTTAAGCGCCAGGCCCCCAACGTCGAGAGGATGAAGCTCCTCGGCTCCGAGGTCATTCCCGTCTCCTCCGGCAGCAGGACCCTCAAGGACGCGATGAACGAGGCGATGCGCCACTGGGTCTCCAACGTGGACACCACCTTCTACGTCATCGGGACCGCCGCCGGGCCGCACCCCTACCCCGAGATGGTGCGCGAATTCCAGCGGGTTATCGGCGACGAGATCAAGGCGCAGTGCCAGGGACGCTTCGGAAAGCTACCCGACGCGGTGGTAGCCTGTATCGGAGGGGGCTCGAACGCGATAGGAGCCTTCACCGCCTTCCTCGACGACCCGGTCAAGCTGGTCGCTGTGGAGGCTGCCGGAGAGGGCATAGAGACAGGCAAACACGCCGCCTCGATAGCGGCAGGACAGATCGGCGTCCTCCACGGGCAGAAATCCTACCTCCTGCAGGACGAGGGCGGACAGGTGAAGGAGGCCCATTCGATCTCGGCGGGCCTCGACTACCCCGGCGTCGGGCCGCAGATAGCCGATCTCGGCCGCACGGGGAGGGTTGACGTGCGCTCCGCCACCGACGAGGAGGCCCTCAGGGCCTTCCACCTCCTCACCCGCTCCGAGGGGATAATTCCCGCCCTCGAATCCTCCCACGCCCTCGCCCGCGCCATCGACGTTGCGAAAGAATTTCCGAAGGAGGCCAACATCGTCGTCAACCTCTCCGGTCGCGGCGACAAGGATCTCGCCACCGTTCTTTCGCACCTCAAGGAAGGAGATATACGATGA
- a CDS encoding phosphoribosylanthranilate isomerase — MVRVKICGITRLEDALAAIEAGADALGFVFAPNSKRLVEAEEVEKITAKLPPFVTTVGVFQNQSPWEVNGIMDTCRLHVAQLHGAETPKYFSLVRYPILKGVCVSGKEDLEKLPSYGQDYFLLDSGTGGTGRTFDWELAVEAKKYGGIILAGGLTPENVAEAVRIVQPWGVDTSGGVESSPGIKDRQKIFEFIKNARGF, encoded by the coding sequence ATGGTGCGAGTCAAAATCTGCGGAATCACCCGGCTCGAAGACGCCCTCGCCGCCATAGAGGCGGGCGCCGACGCGCTCGGCTTCGTCTTCGCGCCGAACTCCAAGAGGCTGGTGGAGGCGGAAGAGGTAGAAAAGATAACCGCCAAGCTTCCCCCCTTCGTCACCACCGTCGGAGTCTTCCAGAACCAGTCTCCGTGGGAGGTGAACGGGATCATGGACACCTGCCGCCTTCACGTCGCGCAGCTACACGGCGCGGAAACGCCTAAATACTTTTCGCTCGTCCGCTACCCGATACTGAAGGGGGTTTGCGTGTCGGGCAAAGAAGACCTCGAAAAGCTCCCGTCCTACGGGCAGGACTACTTCCTCCTCGACTCCGGGACTGGCGGCACCGGACGCACCTTCGACTGGGAACTGGCTGTGGAGGCGAAAAAGTACGGGGGGATAATCCTCGCCGGAGGGCTGACGCCGGAAAACGTCGCCGAGGCAGTCCGGATAGTCCAGCCGTGGGGGGTCGACACCTCCGGCGGCGTGGAAAGCAGCCCCGGAATAAAGGACAGGCAGAAGATCTTTGAATTCATAAAAAACGCCAGGGGTTTTTAA
- the trpC gene encoding indole-3-glycerol phosphate synthase TrpC — protein MLQKIAAARKIRVEEAKKRVSEAELRKIAASRPPALDALGLLGKFPAWKRAVIAEVKRRSPSKGEIAPGIDAGKVAASYERAGAFAISCLTEPDFFGGSLGDLDAVRGAVRIPVLYKDFVIDPYQFAEGRAHGADLVLLIVALLGEETEKYLELAHAAGLTALVEVHDEEELSTALKTSARLIGVNSRNLKTFKVDIEEGAKLISTIPKDRFAVAESGIKSVADMEMLESAGARAFLIGESVVKESDPERALRALVERSA, from the coding sequence ATTCTCCAGAAGATCGCCGCGGCGAGAAAGATCCGCGTCGAAGAGGCGAAAAAACGGGTCTCCGAAGCGGAGCTTCGGAAAATCGCCGCCAGCCGCCCTCCCGCGCTCGACGCTCTCGGCCTGCTCGGGAAGTTCCCCGCCTGGAAACGCGCCGTGATAGCGGAGGTAAAGCGAAGGAGCCCCTCGAAGGGCGAGATCGCCCCCGGAATCGACGCGGGCAAGGTCGCGGCCTCCTACGAGAGGGCGGGGGCTTTCGCCATCTCCTGCCTCACCGAGCCGGATTTTTTCGGCGGGAGTCTGGGCGACCTCGACGCGGTGCGGGGAGCGGTCAGGATTCCCGTGCTCTACAAGGATTTCGTAATCGATCCCTACCAGTTCGCCGAGGGGAGGGCGCACGGGGCGGATCTCGTCCTCCTGATTGTCGCTTTGCTCGGAGAGGAAACGGAAAAGTACCTTGAACTCGCCCATGCGGCGGGGCTGACCGCGCTGGTCGAGGTCCACGACGAGGAGGAGCTTTCCACGGCGCTGAAAACCTCCGCCCGCCTCATCGGGGTGAACAGCCGAAACCTCAAGACCTTCAAGGTGGATATCGAGGAGGGGGCGAAACTGATTTCCACGATCCCAAAGGACCGCTTCGCCGTCGCCGAGAGCGGCATAAAGAGCGTAGCGGACATGGAGATGCTGGAGAGCGCCGGGGCGCGAGCCTTCCTCATAGGGGAGAGCGTAGTGAAGGAAAGCGACCCCGAAAGGGCCCTCCGGGCTCTCGTCGAAAGGAGCGCGTGA
- the trpD gene encoding anthranilate phosphoribosyltransferase — protein sequence MFKEMIRALVAGSDLSEASMVEAMSMIMGGEATHAQMAAFLTALRLKGETVEEITGAARVMRERATRINVPRAAPSVDIDRDEINVEYETILDTCGTGGSGTHTFNISTTTAFVLAGAGVKVAKHGNRSVSSLCGSADVLEALGVNLDIPKETVEKCISEIGIGFLYAPLLHSAMKHVAPVRREIGIRTVFNILGPLSNPAGAQYQVLGVYQRELTSVMARVLGNLGSKRAMVVHGCDGIDEITVTGPTFVTELLNGQVREYEITPEQFGIKCATMEEIRGGDAKVNAGIVRAVLSGEKGPKRDIVLLNAAAALYLVGKAADMAEGVKAAACIIDGGEALRKLDLLVKATNQ from the coding sequence ATGTTCAAGGAGATGATACGCGCCCTCGTGGCGGGAAGCGACCTTTCGGAAGCCTCGATGGTGGAGGCGATGTCGATGATAATGGGGGGCGAGGCCACCCACGCGCAGATGGCCGCCTTCCTCACCGCGCTTCGCCTCAAGGGCGAGACCGTGGAGGAGATTACCGGCGCGGCCAGGGTGATGAGGGAGAGGGCGACGAGGATAAACGTCCCGCGCGCCGCCCCCTCGGTGGACATCGACCGCGACGAGATAAACGTGGAGTACGAGACGATTCTCGACACCTGCGGCACCGGCGGCTCCGGCACCCACACCTTCAACATCTCCACGACAACGGCTTTCGTCCTGGCTGGTGCGGGGGTGAAGGTCGCCAAGCACGGCAACCGCTCCGTATCCAGCCTCTGCGGCTCGGCGGACGTGCTCGAAGCGCTCGGCGTCAACCTCGACATTCCCAAAGAGACCGTCGAAAAGTGCATTTCGGAGATAGGGATAGGGTTTCTTTACGCCCCCCTCCTCCACTCGGCGATGAAACACGTCGCCCCTGTGCGCCGCGAGATAGGCATACGCACGGTCTTCAACATCCTGGGCCCACTCTCCAACCCCGCCGGGGCGCAGTATCAGGTTCTGGGCGTCTACCAGCGGGAACTTACCTCCGTCATGGCCCGCGTTCTCGGAAACCTCGGCTCGAAGCGGGCGATGGTTGTCCACGGCTGCGACGGCATAGACGAGATAACCGTAACCGGCCCCACCTTCGTCACCGAGCTGCTGAACGGACAGGTCCGCGAATACGAGATAACCCCGGAGCAGTTCGGGATAAAGTGCGCGACGATGGAGGAGATACGGGGCGGCGACGCCAAGGTCAACGCCGGGATTGTCCGCGCCGTACTCTCCGGCGAGAAGGGGCCGAAGAGGGACATCGTCCTCCTGAACGCCGCCGCCGCCCTCTACCTTGTCGGCAAGGCCGCCGACATGGCGGAGGGAGTAAAGGCCGCCGCTTGCATCATCGACGGAGGCGAGGCGCTAAGGAAACTCGATCTTCTCGTCAAGGCCACCAATCAGTGA
- a CDS encoding aminodeoxychorismate/anthranilate synthase component II, producing MLVMIDNYDSFTYNLVQYFGILGSEVKVYRNDRITVEEVEKLAPSGIVISPGPGDPTDAGVSVELIRKIAGRIPVLGVCLGHQAMGYAFGGSIVRAKRVMHGKVSKVYHDGKGLYEGIENPFDATRYHSLVIDKPTLPARFRLNSWTIEDDEIMGIADDEARLYGIQFHPESILTLRGMDLLKNFLQMLG from the coding sequence ATGCTCGTGATGATAGACAACTACGATTCCTTCACCTACAACCTCGTCCAGTACTTCGGGATCCTCGGGAGCGAGGTGAAGGTCTACAGAAACGACAGGATAACGGTTGAGGAGGTCGAGAAGCTCGCACCCTCCGGCATAGTGATCTCCCCCGGCCCCGGCGACCCCACCGACGCGGGGGTGAGCGTGGAGCTGATCCGGAAGATAGCGGGAAGGATTCCGGTGCTCGGGGTCTGTCTCGGCCATCAGGCGATGGGTTACGCCTTCGGAGGCTCCATAGTCCGGGCCAAGAGGGTTATGCACGGCAAGGTATCGAAGGTCTACCACGACGGCAAGGGGCTCTACGAGGGGATAGAAAACCCCTTCGACGCGACCCGCTACCATTCGCTGGTAATCGACAAGCCGACCCTGCCCGCGCGGTTTCGCCTGAACTCGTGGACCATCGAGGACGACGAGATAATGGGAATCGCCGACGACGAGGCCCGCCTCTATGGAATCCAGTTCCACCCGGAGTCGATTTTGACCCTCAGGGGTATGGATTTATTGAAAAACTTCCTTCAAATGCTCGGTTAG
- a CDS encoding anthranilate synthase component I — MLVTTKETYLKEAKKYPLIPVVRRIPADTQTPVSTYLKTAKGNWSFLLESVEGGTRWGRYSIVGYDPLLIVEGRDEEGTLTVPGGETVKGHPLELMRKAVKENAMPRIPGLPRFCGGLVGYFGYGSARLFERLPPRKIDPAGLPDIRLFAPGKLLAFDNALKTLDIIVLSRPGSDPEKAFEEGVAETGRIFSLLKAELREEEAFPPPGGEVKIAPVIPRERFEKMVEKAKEEIFAGEAIQIVLSQVFEGEGEVDPFTVYRALRTLNPSPYLFHLAMGEEVLVGASPEVMVRVEDGRALVRPIAGTRRRGVDSAEDLALEKELLADAKERAEHVMLVDLGRNDLGRIAEPGAVRLEESFTVERYSHVMHLVSTVSAKVREGLDALDVLGATFPAGTVSGAPKVRAMEIIAELEERERGVYAGAVGYIGFDGNLDTCITIRTILFSGGKIYLQAGAGIVADSSPAFEYEETLHKSGAMIRALKMASAGLSS; from the coding sequence ATGCTCGTGACCACGAAAGAGACCTATCTGAAAGAGGCGAAAAAATATCCGCTCATACCGGTCGTCCGGCGAATCCCGGCGGATACCCAGACCCCGGTTTCCACCTACCTGAAGACGGCGAAGGGCAACTGGTCCTTTCTCCTCGAATCGGTAGAGGGCGGCACGCGGTGGGGGCGCTATTCGATAGTCGGTTACGATCCGCTGCTGATAGTCGAGGGCAGAGACGAAGAGGGAACCCTCACGGTTCCGGGCGGCGAGACCGTAAAGGGCCACCCCCTCGAACTTATGCGCAAGGCGGTAAAAGAAAACGCCATGCCGAGGATTCCCGGCCTTCCCCGCTTCTGCGGCGGCCTCGTCGGCTATTTCGGCTACGGCTCCGCGCGCCTCTTCGAGCGCCTTCCCCCGAGGAAGATAGACCCCGCCGGGCTCCCCGACATCCGCCTTTTCGCCCCCGGAAAGCTCCTCGCCTTCGACAACGCCCTTAAGACGCTCGACATCATCGTATTATCGCGGCCTGGGAGCGACCCGGAAAAGGCTTTTGAAGAGGGCGTGGCCGAAACAGGGAGGATTTTCTCCCTCCTGAAGGCGGAACTCAGAGAGGAGGAGGCTTTCCCCCCTCCCGGCGGCGAGGTGAAGATAGCCCCGGTAATCCCCCGCGAGCGCTTCGAGAAGATGGTCGAAAAGGCGAAGGAGGAGATCTTCGCGGGCGAGGCCATACAGATAGTCCTCTCGCAGGTCTTCGAGGGAGAGGGCGAGGTAGACCCCTTCACCGTCTACCGGGCGCTTCGCACCCTCAATCCCAGTCCCTACCTCTTTCACCTCGCTATGGGCGAGGAGGTTCTCGTCGGTGCGAGCCCCGAGGTTATGGTGAGGGTGGAGGACGGCAGGGCGCTGGTGCGGCCGATAGCCGGAACGAGGCGCAGGGGGGTCGATTCCGCCGAGGATCTGGCGCTCGAAAAAGAGCTTCTGGCCGACGCCAAGGAGCGGGCGGAGCACGTGATGCTGGTGGATCTGGGGCGAAACGACCTCGGGAGGATAGCGGAACCGGGCGCAGTGCGGCTGGAGGAATCCTTCACCGTCGAGCGCTATTCCCACGTAATGCACCTCGTCTCCACCGTTTCCGCGAAGGTGAGGGAGGGACTGGACGCGCTGGACGTGCTCGGGGCGACCTTCCCCGCGGGCACCGTTTCCGGCGCTCCCAAGGTAAGGGCGATGGAGATAATCGCGGAGCTGGAGGAGCGCGAAAGGGGCGTCTATGCGGGCGCTGTCGGGTATATCGGCTTCGACGGCAACCTCGACACCTGCATCACCATACGCACGATTCTCTTTTCCGGGGGTAAGATATACCTTCAGGCGGGAGCGGGCATCGTCGCCGATTCCTCCCCCGCCTTCGAGTACGAAGAGACGCTGCACAAGTCGGGCGCGATGATCCGCGCCCTGAAGATGGCCTCGGCGGGCCTTTCAAGCTGA
- a CDS encoding CHAP domain-containing protein — translation METGCEFLYKVRFSLFYSGAARLPFFYRVIVKNRILLIAVVFILSLALCAPGVSASDIKSKAAKSEIKKPSAETKVASVKPAKAKKKGSKKSKKAPVVASTWSPNKFPIGRRGYCTWYADGRFFEYYGEKLEFSLRNRTNAKTWFDRVANLEKSQTPRPGDIAVFKASTKKRRDPTGHVAFVEAVDGDRIIVSQGNFDYPGHKALAIRYIDGKKVTVDVMIPGSKPGRYRVEGASHEFIVAGFLHKPDTGDIIAENPVSLENSEVAEQQMTGPEQVPDVNIVN, via the coding sequence CTGGAAACCGGGTGCGAATTTTTGTATAAGGTTAGGTTCTCGTTGTTTTATTCCGGCGCGGCGCGCTTGCCATTTTTTTACAGGGTTATAGTGAAAAATAGAATTCTCCTCATTGCCGTTGTGTTTATTCTATCGCTGGCGCTCTGCGCGCCCGGCGTGTCGGCCAGCGATATTAAATCCAAAGCGGCCAAGAGCGAGATCAAAAAGCCCTCCGCGGAGACAAAGGTAGCCTCCGTCAAACCCGCCAAAGCCAAAAAGAAGGGCTCGAAAAAATCCAAAAAAGCTCCGGTCGTCGCCAGCACCTGGAGTCCCAATAAATTCCCCATCGGGCGCAGGGGCTACTGCACCTGGTACGCGGACGGGCGATTTTTCGAGTATTACGGCGAAAAACTTGAGTTTTCGCTCAGAAACCGCACAAACGCCAAGACCTGGTTCGACCGGGTTGCAAATCTGGAAAAGTCCCAGACCCCGCGCCCGGGAGATATCGCGGTCTTCAAAGCCTCCACCAAGAAGCGGCGCGACCCAACCGGCCACGTTGCCTTCGTAGAGGCGGTGGACGGCGACCGGATCATCGTCTCCCAGGGCAATTTCGACTACCCGGGCCACAAGGCGCTGGCTATCCGCTACATCGACGGAAAAAAGGTCACGGTGGACGTGATGATCCCCGGCTCGAAGCCCGGAAGATACAGGGTGGAAGGAGCCAGCCACGAGTTCATAGTGGCGGGCTTTCTCCACAAACCCGACACCGGCGATATAATCGCCGAAAACCCCGTCTCTCTGGAAAACTCCGAGGTGGCGGAGCAGCAGATGACCGGACCCGAACAGGTCCCGGACGTGAACATCGTCAACTGA
- a CDS encoding UbiX family flavin prenyltransferase, translating to MRRIVVGITGASGSAYGIRLLEVLKDSPEIETHLILTTAGRKTLSLESGRTPEEVEALADFRHDPEDLAAPLSSGSFKVDSMVVVPCSMKSLSAIVNSYGADLLSRAADVTLKEGRKLILCPRETPLHKGHLKLMLFAAELGAVILPPMVAFYHKPKSVEEIVDHTVGRILDTLEVDSDLFKRWGA from the coding sequence ATGAGAAGGATTGTAGTCGGGATTACCGGTGCCAGCGGCTCCGCTTACGGGATACGGCTCCTCGAAGTCCTGAAAGACTCGCCGGAGATCGAGACCCACCTGATACTGACCACTGCGGGGCGCAAGACCCTCTCACTGGAGAGCGGCCGCACGCCCGAAGAGGTCGAAGCGCTCGCGGACTTTCGCCACGACCCGGAAGACCTCGCCGCCCCCCTTTCCAGCGGCTCCTTCAAGGTCGATTCTATGGTAGTCGTTCCCTGCTCGATGAAATCCCTTTCGGCTATCGTCAACAGCTACGGGGCGGACCTCCTCTCACGCGCCGCCGACGTGACGCTGAAGGAGGGGCGAAAGCTCATCCTCTGTCCCCGCGAAACTCCCCTTCACAAGGGCCACCTGAAGCTGATGCTCTTTGCCGCCGAACTCGGCGCGGTCATCCTTCCGCCGATGGTCGCCTTCTACCACAAGCCGAAGAGCGTGGAGGAGATTGTCGATCACACCGTGGGGAGGATTCTCGACACTCTGGAGGTCGATTCCGACCTCTTCAAACGGTGGGGGGCTTAA
- a CDS encoding NUDIX hydrolase, whose amino-acid sequence MNFRKWERNFSEILSRTKHFSLRHDRVVNPRNRSELDAYVLECADWVNIVALTPQGEIVLVRQFRHGIGKTSLEIPGGTVNPGEAPELAAKRELLEETGYVPEELILIGSLDAQPALQNNRLHTFLALGSTVAAPPEPDEGEDISVEIHPVASVDHLVRSGEISHALVLSAFHWWNLWRG is encoded by the coding sequence ATGAACTTCAGGAAGTGGGAACGCAATTTTTCGGAGATTCTCTCGCGGACAAAACATTTTTCCCTGCGCCACGACCGCGTGGTAAATCCCCGGAACCGAAGCGAACTGGACGCCTACGTCCTGGAATGCGCCGACTGGGTGAACATCGTGGCCCTCACCCCCCAAGGCGAGATAGTCCTCGTCCGCCAGTTCCGCCACGGCATCGGCAAAACCTCCCTCGAAATCCCCGGCGGGACGGTTAATCCGGGGGAAGCGCCGGAGCTAGCAGCGAAAAGGGAGCTTCTGGAGGAGACCGGCTACGTGCCGGAGGAACTTATCCTCATCGGCTCCCTCGACGCCCAGCCCGCCCTTCAGAACAACCGCCTCCATACTTTTCTGGCCCTCGGCTCGACCGTTGCCGCGCCTCCCGAGCCCGACGAGGGAGAGGACATCAGCGTAGAAATCCACCCCGTCGCGAGCGTCGATCACCTCGTGCGCTCCGGGGAGATATCCCACGCGCTGGTCCTCAGCGCCTTCCACTGGTGGAACCTTTGGAGGGGCTGA
- a CDS encoding pyrimidine 5'-nucleotidase, producing MEPVWLIDCDNTLYPHDNGLFDRVNSLIVEYMRNEVGIPEGEVDELRLRYWKEYGLTMGGLVREHGVDAEHYLEYVHNLPVGDFLRNDPALREALSSLPGKKIVFTNATAEHAVKIMAGLGIEGVVDDIFDIRFCEMAPKPKPFGYRKALEKLGAEPGRVWFVEDDEKNLDTGRELGMVTVLVGRGEAEGHHSVANLYELPALYAKTKILSREIGPVPSLPLPGLFA from the coding sequence ATGGAACCAGTCTGGCTGATAGATTGCGACAACACCCTCTACCCCCACGATAACGGCCTCTTCGACCGGGTTAATTCCCTGATCGTCGAGTACATGAGAAACGAAGTGGGCATCCCAGAGGGGGAGGTGGACGAACTTCGCCTTCGCTACTGGAAGGAGTACGGGCTCACGATGGGAGGGCTTGTCAGGGAGCACGGGGTGGATGCCGAGCACTACCTCGAATACGTCCACAACCTCCCCGTGGGGGATTTTCTGAGGAACGACCCGGCGCTCAGGGAGGCCCTTTCAAGCCTTCCGGGGAAGAAGATCGTCTTCACCAACGCCACCGCCGAACACGCGGTTAAGATAATGGCGGGCCTCGGCATCGAAGGGGTTGTGGACGATATCTTCGACATACGGTTCTGCGAGATGGCGCCCAAGCCCAAGCCCTTCGGCTACAGAAAGGCCCTCGAAAAGCTGGGGGCCGAGCCGGGCAGGGTCTGGTTCGTAGAGGATGACGAAAAGAACCTCGATACCGGCAGGGAACTGGGCATGGTTACGGTGCTGGTGGGCCGCGGCGAGGCCGAAGGCCACCACTCGGTGGCGAATCTCTACGAGCTTCCGGCGCTTTACGCGAAGACTAAAATTCTTTCCCGAGAAATAGGTCCAGTTCCTTCTCTTCCTCTGCCGGGTCTCTTCGCTTAA
- a CDS encoding YihY family inner membrane protein produces MAAIFWYHPGVMTMKNYLNGFLWSKKKYGPLAEGGRIGILALWKFRHDGGPIRASALTFTTTLSLVPFLILFFAVIKAVGAQRTLEPVLIEYFATNNQELARKIVGFVDRTDIGGLGIFGFLALCFTAIALLVDVEKAFNAIWGASSGRTLLRKITDYTAIMVACPILLLLSTSIVTTVRFREVFEGQMVQKALPLFLAFAPFAAKAVAFGAAYLIMPNHRVTFRSAAIGGLVAGAFWHAAEWLYITFQIKAGQSDAIYGALAQLPLFLIWVYIGWCVVLVGAQIACILDLPGRGRRLKGGEDLWMPRPGAFLPVMREIGRKFERGEELPTVEGIVDSLGLHPEEGAKVVNVLVSAGFLTLSGDALQKLLPARSPRSVTMAEVLAAVSKLEEEPAFAEEFIKNASTPFSSLTWAEWALEESPAGEKRQLAG; encoded by the coding sequence ATGGCAGCTATTTTCTGGTATCATCCAGGGGTAATGACGATGAAAAATTACCTGAACGGATTTCTCTGGAGCAAAAAGAAGTACGGCCCCCTCGCCGAGGGAGGACGCATAGGCATCCTTGCGCTCTGGAAGTTCCGGCACGACGGCGGGCCTATCCGCGCCTCTGCCCTGACCTTCACCACCACGCTCAGCCTCGTTCCCTTTCTGATCCTCTTTTTTGCGGTCATAAAGGCCGTCGGAGCGCAGCGGACGCTTGAGCCTGTGCTCATCGAGTACTTCGCGACAAACAATCAGGAACTCGCCCGGAAGATAGTCGGCTTCGTGGACAGGACGGACATCGGCGGGCTCGGAATCTTCGGCTTTCTGGCGCTCTGCTTTACCGCCATCGCCCTTCTGGTGGACGTGGAGAAGGCCTTCAACGCCATCTGGGGGGCCTCCTCCGGGCGCACCCTCCTGAGAAAGATAACCGATTACACGGCGATAATGGTCGCCTGCCCGATACTCCTTCTCCTCTCAACCAGCATCGTCACCACGGTGAGATTCAGGGAGGTCTTCGAGGGGCAGATGGTGCAGAAGGCGTTGCCGCTCTTTCTGGCTTTCGCCCCCTTCGCCGCCAAAGCGGTGGCCTTCGGCGCGGCCTATCTGATAATGCCCAACCACCGGGTCACCTTCCGCTCGGCGGCGATAGGAGGGCTCGTGGCCGGGGCTTTCTGGCACGCGGCGGAGTGGCTCTACATAACCTTCCAGATCAAGGCCGGGCAGTCTGACGCCATTTACGGCGCGCTGGCGCAGCTTCCGCTTTTCCTGATCTGGGTGTACATAGGGTGGTGCGTCGTCCTCGTCGGGGCGCAGATCGCCTGCATACTCGACCTGCCGGGCAGGGGACGCCGCCTGAAGGGCGGCGAAGACCTCTGGATGCCGCGTCCGGGCGCTTTTCTTCCGGTAATGAGAGAGATAGGACGCAAATTCGAGCGCGGGGAGGAGCTTCCCACCGTCGAGGGGATCGTGGACAGCCTCGGGCTTCACCCGGAGGAGGGGGCGAAGGTGGTGAACGTCCTCGTCTCGGCGGGTTTTCTGACGCTGAGCGGCGATGCCCTGCAAAAACTTCTCCCCGCCCGCTCTCCCCGTTCCGTCACAATGGCCGAGGTGCTCGCCGCCGTGTCCAAACTCGAAGAAGAGCCCGCTTTCGCGGAAGAATTCATAAAAAACGCCTCCACCCCCTTTTCGTCGCTCACATGGGCCGAGTGGGCTCTCGAAGAGAGCCCGGCAGGAGAGAAGCGGCAGCTTGCAGGATAA